One genomic segment of Ricinus communis isolate WT05 ecotype wild-type chromosome 5, ASM1957865v1, whole genome shotgun sequence includes these proteins:
- the LOC8258744 gene encoding isocitrate dehydrogenase [NADP]: protein MAFEKIKVANPIVEMDGDEMTRIFWKSIKDKLIFPFLELDIKYFDLGLPHRDATDDKVTIESAEATLKYNVAIKCATITPDEARVKEFNLKQMWKSPNGTIRNILNGTVFREPIICKNVPRLVPGWTKPICIGRHAFGDQYRATDAVIKGAGKLKLVFVPEGQDEKTELEVYNFTGAGGVALSMYNTDESIRAFADASMNTAYQKKWPLYLSTKNTILKKYDGRFKDIFQEVYEASWKSKFEAAGIWYEHRLIDDMVAYALKSEGGYVWACKNYDGDVQSDFLAQGFGSLGLMTSVLVCPDGKTIEAEAAHGTVTRHYRVHQKGGETSTNSIASIFAWSRGLAHRAKLDDNARLLDFTEKLEAACIGVVESGKMTKDLALLIHGSKVTRDQYLNTEEFIDAVAADLAERLSKA, encoded by the exons ATGGCTTTCGAGAAGATCAAGGTTGCCAATCCCATTGTTGAGATGGATG GAGATGAAATGACTCGGATTTTCTGGAAATCAATCAAGGATAAG CTTATTTTCCCCTTTTTGGAGCTAGACATAAAGTACTTTGACCTTGGTCTTCCTCATCGTGATGCCACTGATGACAAAGTTACAATTGAAAGTGCAGAAGCTACGCTTAA GTACAATGTAGCAATCAAGTGTGCAACGATAACTCCAG ATGAAGCTCGTGTAAAGGAGTTTAACTTGAAGCAGATGTGGAAGAGTCCAAACGGGACAATCAGGAATATTCTAAATG GTACTGTTTTCAGAGAACCAATTATTTGCAAGAATGTTCCACGGCTTGTCCCAG GTTGGACAAAGCCAATTTGCATTGGCAGACATGCGTTTGGTGATCAATACCGGGCAACTGATGCAGTAATTAAAGGAGCTGGAAAACTCAAACTGGTGTTTG TACCTGAAGGACAGGATGAGAAGACAGAGTTAGAGGTTTACAACTTTACAGGTGCTGGGGGAGTGGCATTGTCCATGTACAACACTGATGAG TCCATTCGTGCTTTTGCTGATGCTTCTATGAACACTGCATACCAGAAGAAATGGCCACTTTATCTTAGCACAAAAAATACCATCCTTAAGAAGTATGATGGAAG ATTCAAGGACATTTTTCAGGAAGTCTATGAGGCCAGCTGGAAATCAAAGTTTGAGGCTGCTGGGATATG GTATGAACACCGGCTTATTGATGACATGGTGGCTTATGCTCTCAAGAGTGAAGGTGGTTATGTATGGGCATGCAAGAACTATGATGGAGATGTGCAGAGTGATTTCTTAGCCCAAG GTTTTGGATCACTTGGATTAATGACGTCTGTGCTG GTTTGCCCAGATGGAAAGACGATTGAAGCAGAGGCAGCCCATGGTACTGTTACTCGACACTACAGAGTTCATCAGAAAGGTGGTGAAACCAGCACAAACAGTATTGCTTCTATTTTTGCTTGGTCACGAGGTCTTGCACACag GGCTAAATTGGATGACAATGCTAGACTCTTGGATTTCACTGAAAAGCTTGAAGCAGCTTGTATTGGAGTAGTGGAGTCTGGAAAGATGACCAAGGATCTTGCATTGCTCATTCATGGATCCAA GGTTACTCGAGATCAGTATCTCAATACCGAAGAGTTCATTGATGCAGTGGCAGCAGATCTGGCAGAAAGACTCAGCAAAGCGTAA